TGTATGAGAAGTTCGGTTTTCGCGCCATCGATTACGGCGAAATGCCGAAATATTTCCGGCGCATGAAAAACCTGTTCGATGCCGCCAAACTTGTCCATAAGGTGGACGAGGGATTGCTGATCATGAAGTTGGAGTAGAATCCCCGGCATGAAAAATACGCTTTACACTCTTGTCGGCGTGATCGCCGGGTTTGCGCTCGCGGGTCTGCTGTTATTCATCATCCGCGCTCCCGCTGGCGAACCGATCCGGTTGCAGCCTGCGCCGACAAAAGAACCGATCGCTGTGCATGTCGTTGGCGCCGTGCCGCGCCCCGGCTTGTATGAATTTGCAGAAGGCGCGCGCGTGCAGGATGCCATCGATGCGGCGGGCGGGCTGCTCTCCAGTGCAAATGTGGATACCATCAATCTCGCAGCGCTGCTCGAGGATGGACAGCAGCTGAATATTCCTTACAGAGCGGGTCAGGAACCTTCGGGGCAAAGTTCGTCGAATGGGGACGAGGGTTTATTCCTGCCGGGCGCAACCGAAGAACCGGGGGATACCGATAGCGGCGATAATGAGTTGGTCAACATCAATACGGCTTCGCTCGAGGAACTCGACAGCCTGCCAGGGATCGGACCCACCATCGCCCAG
This portion of the Anaerolineales bacterium genome encodes:
- a CDS encoding helix-hairpin-helix domain-containing protein, whose amino-acid sequence is MKNTLYTLVGVIAGFALAGLLLFIIRAPAGEPIRLQPAPTKEPIAVHVVGAVPRPGLYEFAEGARVQDAIDAAGGLLSSANVDTINLAALLEDGQQLNIPYRAGQEPSGQSSSNGDEGLFLPGATEEPGDTDSGDNELVNINTASLEELDSLPGIGPTIAQRIIDYRDENGPFAVIEDILNVSGIGPSTFDQIKDLITV